The proteins below are encoded in one region of Drosophila santomea strain STO CAGO 1482 chromosome 2R, Prin_Dsan_1.1, whole genome shotgun sequence:
- the LOC120444599 gene encoding uncharacterized protein LOC120444599, which yields MKVLLVLTFLATLALSLAFPQVGHGSVNGPSGRFPMTKNWAQPPVDLRKPIIFLPEATPIHEAQESRPRQAKHRKSG from the exons ATGAAAGTACTCCTGGTTCTAACTTTCCTGGCCACTTTGGCTCTTTCACTGGCCTTTCCCCAAGTGGGACATGGATCTGTAAATGGACCCAGCGGG CGCTTTCCTATGACGAAAAATTGGGCGCAACCGCCGGTTGATCTGCGAAAACCCATTATCTTTCTGCCAGAGGCCACGCCCATTCACGAAGCTCAAGAATCGCGCCCCCGACAAGCCAAACATCGCAAAAGTGGATAA
- the LOC120444597 gene encoding procathepsin L, with protein sequence MKLLFVLPLLVAAVSGQGFGGFGGGFGGGLGGGLGGLGNNRVAGAFQNVAGAVQNAAGNFASAVSKVPLLSNVQNFGDFLSQSGKTYLSAADRALHETAFASTKNLVDAGNAAFAQGVNTFKQTVNAFADLTHSEFLSQLTGLKRSPEAKARAAASLKEVQLPEKPIPDAFDWREHGGVTPVKFQGTCGSCWAFATTGAIEGHTFRKTGSLPILSEQNLVDCGPLEDFSLNGCDGGFQEAAFCFIDEVQKGVSQAGAYPYIDSKDTCKYDGSKSGASLQGFAAIPPKDEEQMKKVVATLGPIACSVNGLETLKNYAGGIYNDDECNQGEPNHSILVVGYGSENGQDYWIVKNSWDDTWGEQGYFRLPRGQNYCFIADECSYPVV encoded by the exons ATGAAGCTTCTGTTCGTTCTTCCACTGCTGGTGGCTGCGGTCTCTGGCCAGGGATTCGGTGGATTTGGCGGTGGATTCGGAGGTGGACTAGGAGGTGGACTCGGTGGTCTCGGCAACAATCGAGTGGCTGGAGCTTTCCAAAATGTGGCAGGCGCCGTTCAGAATGCTGCGGGCAACTTTGCCAGTGCTGTGTCCAAAGTTCCTCTGCTCTCGAATGTCCAGAACTTTGGTGACTTTTTG AGTCAATCTGGAAAGACCTATTTGTCCGCCGCTGATCGCGCTCTTCACGAAACTGCCTTCGCTTCCACCAAGAACCTGGTGGATGCCGGCAACGCAGCCTTTGCCCAGGGAGTAAACACCTTTAAGCAGACTGTGAACGCCTTTGCCGATCTGACCCACTCTGAGTTCCTGAGTCAATTGACCGGTCTGAAGAGAAGTCCGGAGGCTAA AGCTCGTGCTGCTGCCAGTTTGAAGGAGGTCCAGTTGCCTGAAAAGCCCATCCCGGATGCCTTCGATTGGCGCGAGCATGGCGGTGTCACCCCCGTCAAATTCCAGGGAACCTGCGGCTCCTGCTGGGCTTTTGCCACCACTGGAGCCATTGAGGGACACACCTTCCGCAAGACCGGCAGCCTGCCCATCCTCTCTGAGCAGAATCTGGTCGACTGTGGCCCACTCGAGGACTTCAGTCTGAATGGCTGCGATGGTGGCTTCCAGGAGGCCGCATTCTGTTTCATCGATGAGGTGCAGAAGGGCGTGTCCCAGGCGGGCGCCTATCCCTACATTGACAGCAAGGACACATGCAAGTACGATGGCAGCAAGTCCGGAGCCAGCCTTCAAGGATTCGCCGCTATTCCGCCCAAGGACGAGGAGCAGATGAAGAAGGTGGTGGCCACCCTGGGACCAATTGCCTGCTCGGTGAATGGCTTGGAGACTCTTAAGAACTATGCCGGTGGCATCTATAACGACGATGAGTGCAACCAGGGCGAGCCAAACCACTCGATTCTGGTCGTCGGTTACGGATCTGAGAACGGACAGGATTACTGGATCGTCAAGAACTCGTGGGACGACACCTGGGGCGAACAGGGCTACTTCCGCCTGCCTCGCGGCCAGAACTACTGCTTCATTGCTGATGAGTGCTCCTATCCTGTGGTTTAA
- the LOC120444598 gene encoding U3 small nucleolar ribonucleoprotein protein IMP3-like has translation MVRKLKFHEQKLLKKVDFITWKVDNSGKENKILRRFHIQKREDYTKYNKLSREIRELAERIAKLDASEPFKAEATTMLLNKVHAMGVSNDQLTLETAAKISASHFCRRRLPVIMVKLRMSEHLKAATDLIEHGHVRVGPEMIKDPAFLVSRNLEDFVTWVDGSKIKEHVLRYNDMRDDFQM, from the exons atggttcGTAAACTCAAATTTCATGAGCAGAAGCTGCTCAAAAAGGTGGACTTTATCACGTGGAAGGTGGACAACAGCGGCAAGGAAAACAAAATCCTACGGCGCTTTCACATTCAGAAAAGGGAGGACTACACCAA GTACAACAAGTTGTCCAGAGAAATACGGGAACTGGCAGAGAGGATAGCCAAGCTGGATGCTTCAGAACCCTTTAAGGCGGAGGCCACAACAATGCTCCTAAACAAGGTGCACGCCATGGGAGTTTCCAACGATCAGCTAACTTTGGAAACGGCCGCCAAAATATCCGCCAGTCATTTTTGCCGACGTCGTCTGCCCGTGATCATGGTCAAAC TGCGTATGTCGGAGCACCTGAAAGCGGCGACGGACCTCATAGAGCACGGCCATGTGCGTGTGGGTCCGGAAATGATTAAGGATCCCGCTTTTCTAGTCTCCAGAAACCTGGAGGACTTTGTCACCTGGGTGGATGGCTCCAAGATCAAGGAGCACGTACTCCGCTACAATGACATGCGCGACGATTTCCAAATGTAG
- the LOC120444595 gene encoding pickpocket protein 28: MEPTLTARPERQGTSLFLLKSFARSLRQFLNQTSLHGLKFVGDSSLSSWERSFFLGSFVTALIITVHLISNIYVKWDSTPVIIGISPQATSILKVPFPAITICNMNQVQRSLVANYREGSNESALLKVLCESGGWESSPTDEEFSASKYATNNLKISEFVSNHSQSCERMLLYCRFSAVERNCSQLFQQILTDEGLCCVFNFQPPEYLYKPFSKKNRNLTNADGYESVMWDPESGYPEKLPPKFYPAPASGTGITLGFTAVLHAEMDEYYCSSTNGPGFKVYFHNPVEVPKVKEAGLISAIGYETNYRMEMVRAEAVPAIRSISRDGRQCLFKNEKQLIFYRIYTRLNCENECLAAFLYETCSCIPFDHPLIYSNASICSMGDTSCVRRAQRASNRPGWAKCRQQCLPSCFDLNYLASGFSFPLASNNFQLANALVESFNKSYLSENIAVINVYFRESVYYGNTKNAYVGLTEFLSNVGGVMGLFMGFSVISLAEILYFLILKPLAELFVWKRSSHVDSKSSLKHNAFGVEQRQSSDNPSFFHSKELYPKGFSPGVYEKGKSMKGFN, translated from the exons ATGGAACCGACACTGACAGCCAGGCCGGAAAGGCAGGGAACCTCGTTGTTCCTACTGAAGAGCTTCGCCAGGAGCCTGCGGCAGTTCCTCAACCAGACTAGTCTGCATGGACTGAAGTTTGTGGGCGATTCCAGTCTCAGCAGCTGGGAGAG ATCATTTTTCCTTGGCTCCTTTGTCACCGCCCTTATCATCACCGTGCACTTAATATCGAACATCTATGTGAAGTGGGACAGCACTCCGGTTATAATCGGCATCAGTCCACAGGCCACCTCCATTTTGAAGGTACCTTTTCCGGCCATAACCATCTGCAATATGAACCAGGTGCAGAGGAGTCTGGTGGCCAACTACAGAGA GGGCTCCAATGAGAGTGCCCTTCTGAAGGTATTATGTGAATCGGGTGGCTGGGAATCCAGTCCGACTGATGAGGAGTTCTCCGCTTCGAAGTACGCCACGAATAATCTGAAGATTTCCGAATTTGTGTCAAACCACTCGCAGTCCTGCGAGAGGATGTTACTCTACTGCAGATTCAGTGCCGTGGAGCGGAATTGCTCGCAACTGTTCCAGCAAATCCTGACGGATGAGGGCCTCTGCTGCGTCTTCAACTTTCAGCCACCCGAATATCTCTACAAGCCATT TTCAAAGAAAAACCGGAACTTGACGAATGCAGATGGGTACGAAAGTGTTATGTGGGATCCGGAGTCTGGTTATCCGGAAAAACTGCCACCCAAATTCTATCCAGCTCCAGCTAGTG GCACTGGTATCACCTTGGGATTTACAGCCGTACTTCATGCTGAAATGGACGAATATTACTGCTCTTCGACCAATGGACCTGGTTTTAAA GTTTATTTTCACAATCCCGTCGAAGTGCCGAAGGTGAAGGAGGCGGGTCTCATTTCAGCCATTGGCTATGAGACCAACTACCGGATGGAGATGGTTCGCGCCGAGGCGGTTCCGGCCATTCGATCGATATCCCGCGATGGCCGGCAGTGTCTGTTCAAGAACGAGAAGCAGCTCATCTTCTACCGGATCTACACGAGGCTCAACTGCGAAAACGAGTGCCTGGCCGCCTTCCTTTACGAGACCTGCTCCTGCATTCCGTTCGACCATCCGCTAATCTACAGCAACGCCAGCATCTGCTCCATGGGCGACACGTCCTGTGTGCGGCGGGCCCAGAGGGCGTCCAATCGACCTGGTTGGGCCAAGTGCCGCCAACAGTGCCTGCCCAGTTGTTTCGATCTCAACTACTTGGCCAGTGGCTTCTCGTTTCCGCTGGCCTCCAACAACTTTCAGCTGGCCAACGCGTTGGTGGAGAGCTTCAACAAATCCTATCTCAGCGAGAATATTGCCGTGATAAACGTTTATTTCCGGGAGTCGGTCTACTATGGAAACACCAAAAATGCCTACGTGGGATTGACCGAGTTCTTAT CAAATGTCGGCGGTGTAATGGGACTGTTCATGGGCTTCAGTGTCATCTCTCTGGCCGAGATCCTATACTTCTTGATCTTAAAACCCCTTGCGGAGCTTTTCGTCTGGAAGAGGTCATCCCATGTGGACTCAAAAAGCAGTCTCAAGCATAATGCCTTCGGTGTTGAACAAAGGCAATCTTCAGATAACCCAAGTTTCTTTCACTCAAAAGAGCTGTATCCCAAAGGATTTTCCCCAGGGGTCTatgaaaaagggaaaagtaTGAAAggattcaattaa
- the LOC120444601 gene encoding probable palmitoyltransferase ZDHHC24: MRIRSNPLPRRLVDTTCFLIIGIFLPVVFMFEIVVVLPAFHEPGGFFHTFTFLMAMFLVFNIKGNMIACIMIDSSADVKKIDPSGDQENWRECGECQKLAPPRSWHCKICKVCILKRDHHCIYTGCCIGHRNHRFFMGFIFYLFVGSVYALVYNSIYLWVIHGHIYNNWLTLLKLICPMLHMVTGSFWSNMYLGFYSLNVLALAYGVILLGYHVPIVLRGGVSADITKESKEKYDRGVYQNLRSVFGNRMHLAWLSPLIRSDLPDDGYHWSVSTNKQD; encoded by the exons ATGAGAATCCGGAGCAACCCACTCCCCCGCCGGCTGGTGGACACCACTTGCTTCCTCATCATTGGGATCTTTCTGCCTGTGGTGTTCATGTTCGAGATTGTGGTGGTGCTGCCCGCTTTCCATGAACCGGGTGGCTTCTTCCACACCTTCACCTTCCTTATGGCCATGTTCCTGGTGTTTAATATCAAGGGAAACATGATTGCCTGCATAATGATTGACAGCAGTGCAGATG TGAAAAAGATAGACCCATCGGGGGATCAGGAGAACTGGCGGGAGTGCGGCGAGTGCCAGAAGCTAGCTCCACCCAGATCCTGGCACTGCAAGATCTGCAAGGTGTGCATTCTGAAGCGGGATCACCACTGCATCTACACCGGCTGCTGCATTGGACACCGAAACCATCGCTTCTTCATGGGCTTCATATTCTATCTGTTTGTGGGATCCGTTTACGCATTGGTTTACAACTCCATATACTTGTGGGTCATCCACGGCCACATCTACAACAACTGGCTGACGCTGCTAAAACTCATCTGCCCCATGCTACACATGGTAACGGGCAGTTTTTGGAGCAACATGTACCTGGGGTTCTACAGCTTAAATGTTTTGGCTCTGGCCTATGGAGTCATCCTGCTGGGCTACCACGTGCCAATTGTTTTAAGGGGCGGTGTTTCCGCCGATATCACTAAGGAGAGCAAAGAAAAGTACGACCGCGGAGTGTATCAAAATCTGAGGAGCGTTTTTGGAAACCGCATGCACTTAGCGTGGCTGTCCCCACTGATTCGCAGCGATCTGCCGGATGACGGATACCACTGGAGTGTCTCTACGAACAAACAAGACTAA
- the LOC120444602 gene encoding uncharacterized protein LOC120444602, with protein MAYTCGLLLLAILSSAEVTCNCVQFGMMHFLAVPIYETEIFTAEFVHFLDVKYKQKGSMVFHINMILVIDESEMEWNGQASVVSGGIGYNFTTLRLTYIPKVAKVTVVIYGIPR; from the exons ATGGCCTATACGTGTGGGCTGCTGCTTCTGGCAATTCTCTCCTCTGCCGAAGTTACTTGCAACTGTGTACAATTTGGCATGATGCACTTTCTAGCTGTTCCTATTTATGAAACTGAAATATTCACCGCTgaatttgtgcattttttaGATGTGAAGTATAAACAAAAG GGTAGCATGGTCTTTCATATTAACATGATATTAGTCATCGATGAAAgtgaaatggaatggaatggacAGGCATCCGTTGTGTCCGGCGGAATTGGTTACAACTTCACTACCCTAAGATTAACATATATCCCAAAAGTGGCCAAAGTCACAGTTGTCATTTACGGGATTCCCAGGTAG
- the LOC120444600 gene encoding DNA repair protein RAD50 translates to MSSIESLSIQGIRSFGTYAEDLQSIKFSSPVTLILGENGCGKTTVVECLKYALTGECPPGSDRGKSFVHDPKIFGLNEVLAQIKMQVRDRRGAQVSICRTMKVSKKRNKMSFETMDSTINFLTGAGQSKREKQDSLSGRSVDIDVAISDFMGVSKAIINNVLFCHQEDSSWPLDESKKLKEKFDAIFGITEYNKALDKIIKLRKEAMEELKVKEANMKHVAYLKQEMEVKTLNLQQAQKKCDAIKAQCSECEEEMKPIEARLMEIRNVEFEIGKYQAQKVEMDTKHKNCKDQISTLTEKIQNLFGGTLAELDQEISNFDQRMQEVHQKRTEVEGDLSQIKRSKVSEQEKLGTQDRKHCLAKQRHQSELACRAQLLKRVKDFCREVHITINCDLVEQPEKMGEVLQDIEAMIITKHCEITEIVEQNEKADRSRQVKIDELRIELTKSEQSVTAQEKQRESSKRESETLVAEIKKIETSMQDLKKLEKEINDVNELYESANKDIDQQAIKDAIARQKASIAENQIQFKKLDEQLTFLGTMAKLVAEISLKQKELDKKNQEVHRVRSRHSDHFGKFFKEPITCNYRRSMQGVYDKLRREIQDLNEKANSQKLKEQSFEIKRKNLIGDISRMEKELKESEELIFEKCRSTPYDDLLDRSKTAISKLQFDHGALKSSEALYKKYIQKMDEEPCCPLCHHNMTSDEACDLTSELTDEIQKLPDNITRAEKALKAEQIKYENLLQIKPIILKVKDLKESLPRKREELKKVEELLGESVSEYETLLALIGEPTHNMELANSMMGDMSLLDEALKDSARLTKDLDQQKGKLPASYDSSVSMDALQAEKSQVSKDLETERKELDSAQNAFQQQMDALNRLREKKNSLKDRQIHLREGVQSLPQLKERLEKLHSFLATVASEISELKAKIQPLKLNLRKAIDEKERLKKSESDKLSQLNSKYNSYKSTDQDIQRLNKEAEDYAKLDLRNEIKKLDEIITATKDQLRKLEIEISLKTDELDTIKTECSNQQTVERDLKDNRELKQLEDKESKLRESCQTLDKQLGNLDFHSVSKEKVNLTKQRDKATVRKGELLGQLGEINSQVNKLQREIDEPRFKESLKNFRKASYEIEVTRLCIEDLGQYRLALEWALIQFHSEKMEMINRLIREYWRKIYRGNDIDYIQVKTDEVSTEASADRRKTYNYRVVQSKNYSEIEMRGRCSAGQRVLASLIIRLALAETFSSNCGVLALDEPTTNLDRANINSLCEALNCIVEERQSQSNFMLIIITHDENFVSSLGKITSYHRVFRNDECKSVIRRVEAGPSKKTAIDQ, encoded by the exons ATGTCGTCAATAGAATCGCTGTCCATCCAGGGAATCCGGAGCTTTGGCACCTATGCCGAGGATCTTCAAAGCATAAAGTTTTCATCGCCGGTTACCCTGATTCTGGGCGAGAATGGGTGCGGAAAGACGACCGTGGTAGAGTGTCTTAAGTACGCCTTGACCGGCGAGTGTCCGCCGGGCAGTGATCGCGGCAAGAGTTTCGTTCACGACCCCAAGATCTTTGGGCTGAACGAGGTGCTGGCGCAGATCAAGATGCAGGTGCGGGACAGGCGGGGTGCCCAAGTGTCCATATGCCGCACCATGAAGGTGTCCAAGAAGCGCAACAAAATGTCCTTCGAAACAATGGACTCCACAATCAACTTCCTGACCGGCGCCGGACAGTCGAAGCGCGAAAAGCAGGACTCCCTAAGCGGGCGCTCCGTCGACATCGATGTGGCCATCTCGGACTTCATGGGTGTCTCCAAGGCAATTATCAACAATGTCCTGTTTTGCCATCAGGAGGACTCCAGTTGGCCGCTGGACGAGTCAAAGAAGTTAAAGGAAAAATTCGATGCCATATTCGGCATCACCGAGTACAATAAGGCCCTGGATAAAATCATAAAGCTTCGCAAGGAGGCCATGGAGGAGTTGAAAGTAAAGG AGGCCAACATGAAGCATGTGGCCTACCTCAAGCAGGAAATGGAGGTTAAAACTTTGAACCTGCAACAGGCACAGAAAAAATGCGACGCAATTAAGGCGCAGTGCAGCGAGTGCGAGGAGGAAATGAAGCCGATTGAGGCCAGGCTGATGGAAATCCGTAATGTAGAGTTCGAAATTGGCAAATATCAAGCGCAGAAAGTCGAAATGGACACCAA GCACAAAAACTGCAAGGATCAGATATCCACTTTAACCGAAAAGATCCAGAACCTCTTTGGAGGCACGCTGGCTGAATTGGATCAAGAGATCAGTAACTTCGATCAGCGCATGCAGGAGGTGCATCAAAAACGCACAGAGGTGGAGGGGGATTTGTCCCAGATTAAGAGGTCCAAAGTCTCTGAGCAAGAAAAGTTGGGCACACAGGATCGGAAGCATTGCCTGGCTAAGCAACGGCATCAAAGCGAGCTGGCTTGTCGAGCACAGCTTCTGAAGCGGGTTAAGGACTTCTGCCGGGAAGTCCATATAACCATTAATTGTGATTTGGTGGAGCAGCCCGAGAAGATGGGAGAAGTGCTTCAGGACATCGAGGCGATGATAATAACCAAGCACTGCGAAATAACAGAGATCGTTGAGCAAAACGAGAAGGCCGATCGGAGCCGGCAAGTCAAGATCGACGAGCTCCGCATTGAGCTGACCAAGTCGGAGCAAAGCGTGACCGCGCAGGAGAAGCAACGCGAGTCCAGCAAGCGAGAAAGTGAAACTCTTGTAgcggaaataaaaaaaatcgaaacatcCATGCAAGATTTAAAGAAGCTTGAGAAAGAAATAAACGACGTGAATGAGTTGTATGAGAGCGCTAACAAAGACATTGACCAGCAGGCTATAAAAGATGCCATTGCCAGACAGAAGGCCAGTATTGCCGAGAATCAGATTCAGTTTAAGAAGCTCGACGAACAGTTGACTTTCTTAGGCACCATGGCCAAGCTAGTTGCCGAGATCTCTCTGAAGCAAAAAGAGCTTGATAAAAAGAACCAAGAGGTACATCGCGTGCGCAGCCGACACTCTGATCATTTTGGAAAGTTCTTCAAGGAACCTATTACCTGCAATTATCGCCGATCGATGCAGGGAGTCTACGACAAACTTCGTCGCGAGATTCAAGATCTTAACGAGAAGGCAAACTCGCAGAAACTAAAAGAACAGTCTTTCGAAATCAAGCGCAAGAACCTTATCGGTGATATCTCTCGAATGGAAAAGGAGTTGAAGGAGAGCGAGGAGTTAATATTTGAAAAGTGTCGGTCAACTCCGTATGATGATCTGCTGGATAGAAGTAAAACGGCCATTTCCAAGTTGCAGTTCGACCACGGCGCCCTTAAGTCGTCAGAGGCCCTTTATAAGAA gtatatacaaaaaatggaTGAAGAGCCATGTTGCCCGTTATGCCACCACAACATGACTAGCGACGAGGCCTGCGACTTGACTAGTGAGCTAACTGATGAGATCCAAAAGTTGCCCGATAATATCACCAGAGCTGAGAAAGCCCTAAAGGCGGAGCAGATAAAATATGAGAACTTATTGCAGATTAAACCGATCATTCTTAAGGTCAAAGATCTTAAGGAATCCTTGCCCCGAAAGAGGGAGGAACTGAAAAAAGTCGAGGAGCTTCTCGGAGAGAGCGTCAGCGAATATGAAACATTACTCGCTTTAATAGGCGAGCCAACGCATAATATGGAGTTGGCGAATTCCATGATGGGTGATATGTCCCTATTAGACGAGGCATTAAAAGATTCGGCGCGGCTTACAAAAGATTTAGATCAGCAGAAGGGAAAGTTACCAGCTTCTTATGATTCAAGTGTATCAATGGATGCGCTGCAGGCGGAGAAGAGTCAGGTTTCAAAGGACTTGGAAACGGAACGTAAGGAGTTGGACTCCGCTCAGAATGCATTCCAGCAGCAAATGGATGCCCTTAATCGTTTGCGCGAAAAGAAGAATAG CTTAAAAGATAGGCAAATACATCTGCGAGAGGGTGTACAAAGCTTGCCACAGTTAAAGGAACGTTTAGAGAAGCTTCATAGTTTCCTTGCGACTGTAGCCTCTGAAATCAGTGAACTTAAGGCCAAAATCCAGCCTCTTAAGCTGAATCTACGAAAAGCCATAGACGAAAAAGAGCGCTTGAAGAAAAGCGAAAGTGATAAGTTATCTCAGCTGAATTCCAAGTATAATTCGTACAAAAGCACAGATCAGGACATACAAAG ATTGAACAAAGAAGCTGAGGACTACGCCAAATTGGATCttcgaaatgaaatcaaaaagCTTGATGAAATCATAACGGCCACCAAAGATCAGTTAAGGAAATTG GAAATCGAAATCTCTTTGAAAACTGACGAGCTCGATACAATTAAAACAGAGTGCTCCAATCAGCAGACCGTTGAACGGGATTTAAAGGATAACCGCGAGCTGAAACAGCTCGAAGATAAAGAATCCAAACTAAGAGAAAGTTGCCAGACGCTGGACAAGCAATTGGGTAACCTTGACTTTCACAGCGTCAGCAAGGAGAAAGTGAATCTAACTAAGCAAAGGGATAAAGCCACAGTGCGTAAGGGCGAACTGCTGGGCCAGCTAGGCGAGATTAACAGTCAGGTGAACAAGTTGCAGCGTGAAATCGATGAGCCCAGATTTAAGGAGTCTTTAAAGAACTTCCGGAAGGCCAGTTACGAGATAGAGGTCACTCGACTTTGCATTGAGGACTTGGGCCAATATCGTTTAGCGTTGGAGTGGGCACTGATCCAGTTTCACTCTGAAAAAATGGAGATGATTAACCGTCTGATACGCGAGTACTGGCGTAAGATATATCGCGGAAATGACATTGACTATATTCAGGTGAAAACCGATGAGGTTAGTACGGAAGCTTCGGCAGATCGGCGAAAGACCTACAACTACAGAGTAGTTCAGTCGAAGAACTACTCGGAGATCGAAATGCGAGGACGCTGCAGTGCTGGCCAGCGCGTCCTGGCCTCCCTCATCATCCGCTTGGCACTGGCCGAGACCTTTAGCAGTAATTGCGGTGTCCTAGCTTTGGATGAGCCCACCACGAACTTGGATCGTGCCAATATTAATTCACTATGCGAAGCCCTGAATTGCATCGTGGAGGAGCGCCAGAGCCAGTCCAACTTTATGCTCATCATCATTACGCACGACGAGAATTTCGTTTCGTCGCTGGGCAAGATAACCTCCTACCATCGGGTCTTCCGCAACGACGAGTGCAAGTCGGTTATACGGAGAGTGGAGGCCGGTCCATCAAAGAAAACTGCGATAGATCaataa
- the LOC120444263 gene encoding 28S ribosomal protein S29, mitochondrial, translating to MKMIRNRFGSLSRVSAQLQRHVQQMSTNAAASPAEGATINEFRTAVSNPGEHSALQVAKFYSIPAEQKKLIFSGGGLPKQYEQQIKTFTEACLMVRNPALELLQYIKDGDLTKPVVRYVLYGENGTGKTLTMAHVLHYGALNDFLLVHVPWAPNWMKRPKEASNAAGQEGMIDLPFDAAAWLVHFKNQNGPLLQRLQLKTSKEYVWSKRESTPAGSSLIELVEHGIARIKYASETTAALIAELKQLSTAGQCKIMVAIDGFNAFFHSVTRIFSDNKQLVTPDRVTLTQPFLDITNYDWTNGVCILSVDKIAMTEGHMDSYMPRYLLGKEGFEHLDPFVPIHVENYTDKEFHSYISYYLDRHWINKTPQGFEEQLKFMSNKNPYSLMQLVRAL from the coding sequence ATGAAAATGATCCGGAATCGCTTTGGCAGCCTGTCGCGTGTCTCCGCCCAGTTGCAGCGCCATGTCCAGCAGATGTCCACGAACGCCGCAGCCTCTCCGGCGGAGGGAGCGACCATCAATGAGTTCCGGACGGCGGTATCCAATCCCGGCGAGCACTCGGCGCTGCAGGTGGCCAAGTTCTACAGCATTCCCGCGGAGCAGAAAAAGCTGATCTTTAGCGGCGGCGGCCTGCCTAAACAGTATGAGCAGCAGATCAAGACGTTCACCGAAGCCTGTCTGATGGTTCGGAATCCTGCCCTAGAATTGCTGCAGTACATCAAAGACGGAGACCTAACCAAGCCGGTGGTTCGTTATGTGCTGTACGGAGAGAACGGCACAGGCAAGACGTTGACCATGGCCCATGTGTTGCACTACGGTGCCCTCAACGACTTTCTGTTGGTCCACGTGCCCTGGGCGCCCAACTGGATGAAGCGGCCCAAGGAAGCATCCAATGCCGCCGGACAGGAGGGCATGATTGACCTACCATTTGACGCCGCTGCTTGGCTGGTGCACTTCAAGAATCAGAATGGCCCGCTGCTCCAGCGGCTGCAGCTGAAAACGAGCAAGGAGTACGTGTGGAGCAAGCGTGAGAGCACGCCGGCGGGTTCCTCGCTGATTGAGCTGGTGGAGCACGGAATAGCACGCATCAAGTATGCCTCGGAGACCACGGCGGCGCTTATTGCGGAACTTAAACAACTCTCCACCGCTGGCCAGTGCAAAATAATGGTGGCCATCGATGGCTTCAATGCCTTCTTCCATTCGGTTACACGCATTTTCTCCGACAACAAGCAGCTCGTGACTCCGGATAGGGTCACACTCACACAGCCCTTCCTCGACATCACCAACTACGACTGGACAAACGGAGTGTGCATCCTGTCCGTGGACAAAATCGCTATGACTGAGGGCCACATGGACTCCTATATGCCTCGCTATCTGCTTGGCAAGGAGGGCTTCGAGCATCTAGATCCCTTTGTGCCCATCCATGTGGAGAACTACACGGACAAGGAATTCCACAGCTACATCAGCTACTATCTCGACCGCCACTGGATCAACAAGACGCCGCAGGGATTCGAGGAGCAACTCAAGTTCATGAGCAACAAGAATCCCTACTCGCTGATGCAGCTGGTCAGGGCCTTGTAG